A section of the Spirosoma pollinicola genome encodes:
- a CDS encoding NADH-quinone oxidoreductase subunit N, with protein MSLTDQLTDILKSLGGFGPEIWLSASFCLLLVAELVFVRVVALPNVRRYLAGLSVLILVIAGVWAVLVPVRGFLFMHLLFVDKQAIFTQAIIAIGAIVVVLYEFLSVQQDASQQPQGSQLPAFVKRSSLPFEWYSLLIAMTLGLFLMTLSVNMLSIYLSIELVSICSYLLTALTADRKASEGGIKYLLFGAISSAIMLYGMSLLYGMTGTLDLTADAFGTELAQQNGAVVAVAMLLTMAGLLFKLAGVPFHVWTPDAYEAAPVPVAAFFSVAPKAAAVLVLMRVITALPAEAAAGGTTAMVLQTPLAVLALAGILIGNLSALRQTDAKRLLAYSTIAHAGFLLVGVVALSDAGFEAVLFYMGTYLFISLAAFFLVDLLARSNGNTQDEPLTIRNFAGLGLKQPLLSIALTVVMLALTGLPPTAGFTAKLLSFSALYEAYQHTGDGWLLALFALGLLNALVSLVYYLKIPFLLFFRPEPVHTQQSTPVVLPKTMVWLAVSLVIPVVLLFLKPDLLLQFIGE; from the coding sequence TTGTCTCTCACCGATCAACTCACTGACATTCTTAAAAGCCTTGGCGGTTTCGGACCGGAAATCTGGCTGTCAGCGTCTTTTTGCCTATTGCTGGTGGCCGAACTGGTTTTTGTTCGAGTCGTGGCGTTGCCGAACGTACGTCGGTATCTGGCGGGGTTGAGCGTTCTTATTCTGGTAATTGCAGGCGTTTGGGCGGTACTAGTACCCGTGCGGGGTTTCCTGTTCATGCACCTGTTGTTTGTGGATAAGCAGGCTATTTTCACACAGGCTATTATTGCCATTGGGGCTATAGTGGTCGTTTTGTATGAATTTTTGTCCGTTCAACAAGATGCTTCTCAACAACCTCAGGGGAGTCAACTGCCCGCTTTTGTCAAACGGTCGAGTCTGCCTTTTGAATGGTATTCCCTGCTGATTGCCATGACATTGGGCCTTTTCCTGATGACCTTATCGGTCAATATGCTCAGTATTTATCTGAGTATCGAACTGGTTTCTATTTGCTCCTATTTACTCACCGCCCTTACTGCCGACCGCAAGGCCTCGGAAGGTGGCATCAAATACCTGCTTTTTGGGGCGATAAGCTCGGCGATCATGCTGTATGGAATGTCGTTGCTGTATGGCATGACGGGTACGCTCGATCTTACTGCCGATGCCTTTGGTACTGAACTGGCGCAGCAGAATGGGGCGGTGGTGGCCGTGGCTATGCTGCTGACAATGGCTGGTTTACTGTTCAAACTCGCGGGTGTGCCGTTTCATGTCTGGACACCCGATGCCTATGAAGCGGCCCCGGTGCCGGTAGCCGCATTTTTTTCTGTAGCGCCCAAAGCCGCTGCCGTACTGGTGCTGATGCGGGTCATCACGGCCTTGCCCGCCGAAGCAGCCGCAGGTGGCACGACAGCGATGGTGTTGCAAACGCCACTGGCGGTACTCGCGCTGGCCGGTATTTTGATTGGTAACCTGTCGGCACTTCGGCAAACGGATGCTAAACGGTTGCTGGCCTACTCCACCATTGCCCATGCCGGTTTCCTGCTGGTGGGCGTAGTGGCATTGAGTGACGCCGGTTTTGAGGCTGTTTTGTTTTATATGGGTACCTATCTGTTTATATCCCTGGCGGCTTTTTTCCTGGTCGATCTACTGGCACGCAGCAATGGAAATACACAAGACGAGCCCTTAACGATTCGTAATTTTGCTGGTTTAGGACTAAAGCAGCCGTTGTTGTCGATAGCCCTCACTGTTGTGATGCTGGCCCTGACGGGTTTGCCGCCTACCGCTGGCTTTACGGCTAAACTCTTATCATTTTCAGCGTTGTACGAAGCCTATCAGCATACGGGCGACGGTTGGCTGCTGGCTTTGTTCGCACTGGGTTTACTGAATGCACTTGTATCGCTGGTCTATTATCTTAAAATTCCTTTCCTCCTTTTCTTCCGGCCAGAACCTGTTCACACACAGCAATCAACCCCGGTTGTTTTACCCAAAACAATGGTCTGGCTGGCGGTAAGTCTGGTTATTCCGGTTGTTCTTTTATTTCTAAAACCTGACCTGTTGCTTCAATTTATTGGGGAGTAA
- a CDS encoding TerC family protein, which translates to MSDLFTAESIISMLTLTFLEIVLGIDNIIFISIAANKLARNDQPKARNIGLILAMGFRLVLLMGISFVISLSKPFTHIDAGWFRAAFTGQSLILFGGGLFLLYKATSEIHHKLEGGGDEEIEGGSTKGKATISSVVTQIAITNIVFSIDSILTAIGLTQNVTIMMIAVVLSILIMMFFAGPVGSFVNEHPTIQMLGLAFLIMIGFMLVAEGAHLSEVVFFDQEVGTVPKGYLYFAIAFSLLVEFLNIRLRKKQAPIKLRNYEGQPERDGMI; encoded by the coding sequence ATGAGCGATCTTTTTACGGCTGAGTCAATTATCAGCATGCTTACCCTGACATTTCTGGAAATTGTTCTGGGTATCGATAATATTATTTTCATCTCCATTGCGGCCAATAAGCTCGCTCGAAACGACCAACCTAAAGCACGGAACATCGGTTTAATTCTGGCTATGGGATTCCGGTTGGTTTTGCTGATGGGTATTTCGTTTGTTATTTCGCTTAGCAAGCCCTTTACGCATATTGATGCTGGCTGGTTTAGAGCGGCCTTTACGGGTCAAAGTCTGATTCTGTTTGGTGGCGGCCTGTTTCTGCTTTATAAAGCCACCTCCGAAATTCACCATAAATTAGAGGGTGGTGGCGATGAGGAAATAGAAGGTGGTAGCACCAAAGGGAAAGCGACAATTTCGAGTGTGGTCACGCAAATTGCCATTACGAATATTGTGTTCTCTATCGACTCTATTTTAACGGCTATCGGCCTGACACAGAACGTGACCATTATGATGATCGCCGTTGTGCTGTCTATCCTGATCATGATGTTTTTTGCCGGTCCTGTCGGTTCATTTGTCAATGAACACCCAACTATTCAGATGCTGGGCCTGGCGTTCCTGATCATGATCGGGTTCATGCTGGTGGCAGAGGGAGCTCATCTATCGGAGGTCGTTTTCTTCGATCAGGAAGTCGGCACCGTGCCAAAGGGGTATTTGTACTTCGCTATTGCCTTCTCTCTTTTAGTCGAATTTCTGAATATTCGCCTTCGTAAGAAACAGGCACCGATTAAGTTGCGAAACTACGAAGGCCAGCCTGAACGCGATGGTATGATTTGA
- a CDS encoding translocation/assembly module TamB domain-containing protein yields the protein MSKLFVRILLGILAIVLLLVGFVVVIATTPWGQQLVTNQVNSYLSQKLQSPFRIGRISYSIPDWIELNDVYFKTPKGDTLINGGRMRVDLDMWGLLNNRVSLNQIELEHIRLNISRTLPDTTFNFQYILDAFDTGTADASDRPEPSDTVSTPLAINLTGIALRDVRIKYKDDVTGADVNAYMDSLRAGFSETDVDKSKYHLSTVAVNGLDVYTRLYEGLPTPPSAPDKPGDTLDLALGKWQINRAKWDIRVETADFKTKGTAERLAMESDYLYLEGEKIGIKSLDLSNADVAAILTKPTKKTTTTPPTAASAVTPGWQAKLTNVRFANNRIRYDDETAPRQKKGLDYGHLDLQNLGIDGRFLVYQDLGKRGQKISGQLRNGRFRATSGFVLQKLEGNLLYTDTTTTINKLYVQTPTSVLRDQLVLRYDSLGQLSNPRFARRVGVRVNLRQSKLSVEDVLQLAPFLADTPPFAGNSGGVFKANAQAVGTLASLNIPRLEFDMLSGTRIRASGRLTNVTDPDHIGTDITIQDASTTLADINKLAPKGSIPSSIALPPAIKLTGRLKGQLNDLILDAKLNTAWGAAAFDGKLAGFVAGKNQTYKGTLNLTDFDAGKWLKQTGTVGKVTGRATVDGRGIDVNTLTTRFDLAIQSADLNGYRYQNLDAEGKLANGNLDLLGSLKDPNANLALDIKAGLKGDFPSVTGQTVINELNLQQLKLYKDPLSLKGKINLDMTSTDPAKPIGTVSASDAVLSLSGKNYPIDSLYAKLSADGANKKVVARLPGANLALNGQFEYAQLYDIIAGEISQYIALPSFTYKRIPPPHAFTLNLKAYQNPLFQAFVPSLTRLDTVRFNAYLDNTRDTTLSATLRTGVVVYDTTTLQGSTMAIRGANNQLKVDGRIDGVLYNGMTIRQTDLNGIAANNKFRFAVVNKDSINQDLHGVSGTLSIVDSSYRFQFAPNGLLTNYQRWQTDTAGFAQYGKDGVLINRLHIKAEQQSLEISSTEQYGNAPIRVTARAIELGNLARLANQDTTLASGQLNGTVIVRDYMGTDSKLAFIGSVYVDSLKVMDKPIGNLTARFNNTSEGRISVNTALAGPYNDATVTGFYNPEDAKQALDLAIKLNRLDARTIEAFSFGELRQAKGNLTGGFTVQGAADNPKIDGSVAFDSVAFNIKQLNATYHIDQEKLAFSGQTISLNGFKLRDDQNRTLTTDGTVVLKNLPDVAYNLRLRADHFQVLNAARKDNDYAYGQAAITADLRIKGAGTSPSVNGNIKLDDGSKVSVVLPDQQLDVNESSKIVTFINHGDSLALTKYLYRPKRDSLAPRLAFDQLSNANISLDLEADEKSELTIVVDELNGDYLRARGNAQLNVGVNASGEVTVLGRYDVTEGEYSLTYQVLKRQFKIQKGGYIQFSGDPLKADINITAIYQVSTSPADLIGNESTTVDAAALNRKLPFNVALTIGNNLAAPKLDFDIRMPEADDGGASASSEFATNIENKLKTLRQDQSQVNKQVFALLILNRFLPENTSDFFSSSNNGGLDTQAEGVARNSVSKLISEQLGKLASGILKGFDVDFNLLSQTGSGNTGGTTNGARTDLNVGLSKSFLSGRLTVAVGRNFVLENAAQSATRNPNEVFDNVSLNYSLSRDGRYVLRAYRRNDYQAVLDGYIVETGVGFVITLDYNTLSDILRRSPGPSLN from the coding sequence GTGTCGAAACTGTTTGTTCGTATTCTTCTTGGTATACTTGCCATTGTTCTGTTACTGGTAGGGTTTGTGGTCGTTATTGCCACGACACCCTGGGGCCAGCAACTGGTAACGAACCAGGTAAACTCATATTTATCTCAAAAACTGCAATCTCCCTTTCGCATTGGGCGAATCAGTTACTCCATTCCCGACTGGATTGAACTCAACGATGTCTATTTTAAAACACCCAAAGGCGACACGTTGATCAACGGTGGCCGCATGAGGGTAGACCTCGACATGTGGGGACTGCTTAATAACCGTGTGTCGCTGAACCAGATAGAACTGGAGCATATTCGCCTGAACATCAGCCGAACCCTGCCCGATACGACCTTTAATTTTCAATACATTCTCGATGCCTTCGATACCGGCACCGCCGATGCGTCGGACCGTCCCGAACCTTCCGATACCGTATCGACCCCACTAGCCATTAACCTGACGGGTATTGCCCTTCGGGATGTGCGGATCAAGTACAAAGACGACGTTACCGGGGCCGATGTCAATGCCTATATGGATAGCCTTCGGGCCGGTTTTAGCGAAACGGACGTCGATAAGTCAAAATACCATCTGTCGACTGTAGCGGTAAACGGCCTCGATGTGTATACCCGATTATACGAAGGCTTGCCAACGCCCCCCAGCGCCCCCGACAAACCCGGCGATACACTCGACCTGGCACTGGGAAAATGGCAGATAAATCGCGCCAAATGGGACATACGCGTTGAAACCGCCGACTTCAAAACGAAGGGAACCGCCGAGCGGCTGGCGATGGAATCGGATTACCTTTACCTGGAAGGCGAAAAGATCGGGATCAAATCACTCGACTTGAGTAACGCCGATGTAGCCGCTATACTTACCAAACCGACAAAGAAAACAACGACGACTCCGCCAACAGCCGCTTCGGCAGTTACGCCCGGCTGGCAGGCTAAACTGACCAATGTCCGCTTTGCAAACAACCGCATTCGATACGACGACGAAACAGCTCCGCGTCAGAAAAAAGGGCTGGATTATGGCCACCTCGATTTACAGAATCTGGGTATCGACGGGCGGTTTCTGGTGTATCAGGACTTAGGCAAACGGGGTCAGAAAATCAGTGGTCAACTGCGTAACGGTCGGTTCCGGGCAACCAGTGGGTTCGTTCTTCAGAAACTGGAAGGTAATCTCTTGTATACCGACACCACCACTACTATCAACAAACTCTACGTTCAAACCCCGACAAGCGTACTGCGCGATCAGCTTGTGCTGCGTTACGATTCATTGGGGCAGTTGAGCAACCCGCGTTTTGCCAGGCGTGTGGGCGTTCGGGTGAATCTTCGTCAGAGTAAATTATCCGTTGAAGATGTGTTGCAACTGGCTCCATTTCTGGCCGACACGCCACCTTTCGCCGGAAATAGCGGGGGGGTCTTCAAAGCCAATGCACAGGCAGTGGGGACTCTGGCTTCACTAAACATACCGCGTTTGGAATTCGATATGTTGTCGGGCACTCGCATACGCGCCAGCGGTCGCCTGACAAACGTGACTGACCCCGATCATATTGGTACTGACATAACTATACAGGACGCCAGCACAACCCTGGCCGATATTAATAAGCTGGCTCCCAAAGGCTCGATACCTTCGTCGATAGCGCTGCCGCCAGCAATCAAATTGACCGGAAGACTTAAAGGCCAGTTAAACGACCTTATTCTGGACGCCAAATTGAATACAGCCTGGGGTGCGGCAGCATTTGACGGCAAACTCGCGGGCTTTGTCGCGGGCAAAAACCAGACCTATAAAGGCACTCTGAACCTGACTGATTTTGACGCGGGTAAATGGTTAAAACAAACCGGAACGGTTGGAAAAGTAACCGGACGCGCCACAGTTGACGGACGAGGCATTGATGTAAATACGCTGACCACCCGATTTGATCTGGCCATACAATCAGCCGATTTAAACGGTTATCGGTATCAGAATCTCGATGCTGAAGGTAAATTGGCCAATGGCAATCTTGACCTGTTAGGGTCATTGAAAGACCCGAACGCCAATCTGGCCCTCGACATCAAAGCCGGTCTGAAAGGAGATTTCCCCAGTGTTACGGGGCAAACCGTAATCAACGAACTTAACCTCCAGCAACTCAAACTATACAAAGACCCGCTTTCGCTGAAGGGGAAAATCAATCTCGATATGACCTCTACCGATCCGGCCAAGCCCATTGGCACCGTTTCGGCAAGTGATGCGGTATTGAGTCTGAGTGGCAAAAACTACCCTATCGACTCGCTCTACGCCAAACTGTCGGCAGATGGGGCAAACAAAAAAGTAGTTGCCCGACTGCCGGGAGCAAACCTGGCTCTGAACGGACAGTTTGAGTATGCTCAATTATATGACATCATTGCGGGCGAGATCAGCCAGTATATCGCCCTACCATCGTTTACTTACAAGCGAATTCCGCCCCCGCACGCTTTTACACTGAATTTAAAAGCCTATCAGAATCCACTTTTTCAGGCATTCGTCCCCTCGCTGACACGGCTGGATACTGTGCGTTTTAATGCCTATCTGGACAACACCCGCGACACTACCTTGTCGGCTACATTGCGTACGGGTGTCGTTGTGTATGATACAACGACGCTACAGGGGAGTACAATGGCTATTCGGGGAGCGAACAACCAGTTGAAAGTCGATGGCCGCATCGACGGGGTATTGTATAATGGCATGACTATCCGCCAAACAGACCTGAACGGTATAGCGGCTAATAACAAGTTCCGGTTTGCCGTTGTCAACAAAGATTCGATCAACCAGGATTTACACGGCGTTTCGGGAACGTTGAGTATTGTCGATTCCAGCTACCGATTCCAGTTTGCGCCCAACGGATTGCTGACCAACTATCAACGCTGGCAAACAGATACCGCAGGTTTTGCCCAGTACGGGAAAGATGGCGTGCTTATCAATCGACTGCATATTAAGGCAGAGCAGCAATCACTGGAAATTAGCAGTACCGAACAATACGGAAATGCGCCCATTCGGGTAACAGCCCGCGCTATCGAACTGGGCAATCTGGCCCGTCTGGCCAATCAGGATACTACGCTCGCCAGTGGTCAGCTTAATGGCACTGTGATTGTGCGCGACTATATGGGAACCGATAGCAAACTAGCCTTTATTGGATCTGTTTATGTCGATAGTCTGAAGGTGATGGACAAACCTATAGGCAACCTCACCGCCCGATTTAACAACACAAGTGAAGGCCGCATTAGCGTTAACACAGCCCTCGCCGGTCCTTATAACGACGCAACAGTTACGGGTTTCTACAATCCGGAAGATGCCAAACAGGCTCTCGATCTGGCCATTAAACTAAATCGGCTGGACGCCCGCACCATTGAAGCATTCAGCTTCGGCGAATTACGGCAGGCGAAGGGTAACCTTACGGGTGGATTTACTGTACAAGGAGCTGCCGACAATCCAAAAATAGATGGTAGCGTCGCGTTTGATTCAGTTGCCTTTAACATAAAGCAACTTAATGCTACGTATCACATCGACCAGGAGAAACTGGCTTTCTCCGGCCAAACCATCAGCCTGAATGGCTTTAAACTACGCGATGACCAAAACCGCACGTTAACAACCGATGGCACCGTTGTGTTGAAAAACCTGCCTGATGTGGCTTATAACCTTCGCCTTCGGGCCGACCATTTTCAGGTACTGAACGCAGCACGAAAAGACAATGATTATGCTTACGGACAGGCCGCCATCACTGCCGACCTGCGTATAAAAGGGGCGGGCACCAGCCCGTCGGTCAACGGAAATATAAAACTCGACGATGGCAGTAAGGTATCGGTCGTATTGCCCGACCAGCAATTGGACGTTAATGAGTCGAGTAAGATTGTTACGTTTATCAATCACGGCGATTCGCTGGCATTAACAAAATACTTATACCGTCCTAAACGGGATAGTCTGGCTCCCCGACTGGCCTTCGATCAACTCAGCAACGCCAACATTTCGCTCGATCTGGAGGCCGATGAGAAATCGGAATTGACCATTGTGGTGGATGAACTCAACGGCGACTACCTGCGGGCACGGGGTAATGCCCAGCTAAATGTGGGTGTAAATGCCTCCGGTGAGGTAACCGTATTAGGCCGCTATGATGTGACCGAAGGCGAATACTCGCTCACCTATCAGGTACTGAAACGTCAGTTCAAGATTCAGAAAGGCGGCTATATTCAGTTTTCCGGAGACCCCCTCAAAGCGGATATCAACATTACCGCTATCTACCAAGTATCGACTTCACCGGCTGACCTGATTGGAAATGAATCGACCACGGTTGATGCCGCTGCACTCAATCGTAAATTGCCATTCAATGTGGCGCTCACGATTGGCAACAACCTGGCCGCGCCAAAATTGGACTTCGACATTCGCATGCCAGAAGCTGATGACGGGGGCGCTTCGGCCTCCAGCGAGTTTGCGACAAATATTGAGAACAAGCTAAAAACGCTCCGGCAAGACCAGTCGCAGGTGAACAAGCAGGTGTTTGCTTTGTTGATTTTGAATCGGTTCTTACCTGAAAACACATCGGACTTTTTCTCGTCGTCGAACAACGGCGGCTTGGATACGCAGGCAGAAGGGGTTGCCCGAAATAGTGTAAGCAAGCTTATATCCGAACAGTTGGGCAAACTGGCATCGGGTATTCTGAAAGGCTTCGACGTCGATTTCAACTTATTATCACAAACGGGTAGCGGCAATACTGGCGGCACAACAAACGGCGCCCGCACAGATCTGAACGTTGGCCTGTCGAAAAGTTTTCTATCGGGACGGCTTACAGTAGCTGTCGGGCGTAATTTTGTACTCGAAAATGCGGCTCAAAGTGCTACCCGAAACCCGAATGAGGTATTCGATAACGTATCGCTGAACTACAGCCTCAGCCGCGATGGGCGCTATGTACTCCGGGCTTACCGCCGTAATGATTACCAGGCTGTATTGGATGGGTATATTGTTGAAACGGGCGTTGGTTTTGTCATTACGCTAGATTATAACACGCTGTCCGACATCCTTCGTCGGTCGCCAGGCCCCTCCCTGAATTAA